Proteins from one Mus pahari chromosome 10, PAHARI_EIJ_v1.1, whole genome shotgun sequence genomic window:
- the Il18 gene encoding interleukin-18 isoform X1 gives MSPAQYGTGSWTWWGFSVDPCFLYSCLLAPAADRTDIFCNLQDQEKESRLESSKSLPLGPGIMAAMPEDSCFNFKEMVFIDNMLYFIPEDNGDLESDNFGRLHCTTAVIRNINDQVLFVDRRKPVFEDMTDIDIIESKPQTRLIIYMYKDSEVRGLAVTLSVKNERMSTLSCKNKIISFEEMDPPENIDDIKSDLIFFQKRVPGHNKMEFESSLYEGHFLAYQKEDDGFKLILKKKDENGDKSVMFTLTNLHQN, from the exons ATGTCCCCTGCTCAATATG GCACAGGGAGCTGGACCTGGTGGGGGTTCTCTGTGGATCCATGCTTTCTGTACTCCTGCCTGCTGGCTCCAGCTGCTGACAGGACTGACATCTTCTGCAACCTCCAGGATCAGGAAAAAGAAAGCCGCCTCGAATCTTCCAAATCACTTCCTCTTGGCCCAG GAATAATGGCTGCCATGCCAGAAGACTCCTGCTTCAACTTCAAGGAAATGGTGTTTATTGACAACATGCTTTACTTTATAC CTGAAGATAATG GAGACCTGGAATCAGACAACTTTGGCAGACTTCATTGTACAACCGCAGTGATACGGAATATAAATGACCAAGTTCTCTTCGTTGACAGAAGAAAGCCTGTGTTCGAGGATATGACTGATATTGATATAATTG AAAGTAAACCCCAGACCAGActgataatatatatgtataaagataGTGAAGTAAGAGGACTTGCTGTAACCCTCTCTGTGAAGAATGAAAGAATGTCTACCCTCTCCTGTAAGAACAAAATCATTTCCTTTGAG gaAATGGATCCACCTGAAAATATTGATGATATAAAAAGTGATCTCATATTCTTTCAGAAACGTGTTCCAGGACACAACAAAATGGAGTTTGAATCTTCACTGTATGAAGGACACTTTCTAGCTTACCAAAAAGAAGATGATGGTTTCAaactcattttgaaaaaaaaggatgaaaatggGGATAAATCTGTAATGTTCACTCTTACTAACTTACATCAAAATTAG
- the Tex12 gene encoding testis-expressed protein 12, whose amino-acid sequence MMANHLVKPDSRNCKRARESEPQVSDSPQVSSLGKSESSLSESSGLFYKEEALEKDLSDMSKEINLMLSTYAKILSERAAVDASYIDEIDGLFKEANIIENFLVQKREFLKQRFTVIANTLHK is encoded by the exons ATGATGGCAAACCACCTTGTAAAACCCGACTCTAGAAACtgcaagagggcaagagaatCGGAA ccTCAGGTGTCTGATAGTCCACAGGTATCCTCTCTTGGAAAATCAGAGTCATCTCTCTCTGAGTCTTCTGGACTCTTTTATAAAGAGGAAGCTCTGGAGAAGGATTTGAGCG ATATGAGCAAAGAAATTAATCTGATGTTGTCTACATATGCAAAGATTTTAAG TGAAAGAGCAGCAGTAGATGCATCTTACATCGATGAGATAGATGGACTCTTCAAAGAAGCCAATATTATTGAAAACTTTCTAGTACAAAAAAGAGAGTTCCTGAAGCAGAGGTTTACAGTGATTGCCAACACCCTGCACAAGTAA
- the Il18 gene encoding interleukin-18 isoform X2 codes for MAAMPEDSCFNFKEMVFIDNMLYFIPEDNGDLESDNFGRLHCTTAVIRNINDQVLFVDRRKPVFEDMTDIDIIESKPQTRLIIYMYKDSEVRGLAVTLSVKNERMSTLSCKNKIISFEEMDPPENIDDIKSDLIFFQKRVPGHNKMEFESSLYEGHFLAYQKEDDGFKLILKKKDENGDKSVMFTLTNLHQN; via the exons ATGGCTGCCATGCCAGAAGACTCCTGCTTCAACTTCAAGGAAATGGTGTTTATTGACAACATGCTTTACTTTATAC CTGAAGATAATG GAGACCTGGAATCAGACAACTTTGGCAGACTTCATTGTACAACCGCAGTGATACGGAATATAAATGACCAAGTTCTCTTCGTTGACAGAAGAAAGCCTGTGTTCGAGGATATGACTGATATTGATATAATTG AAAGTAAACCCCAGACCAGActgataatatatatgtataaagataGTGAAGTAAGAGGACTTGCTGTAACCCTCTCTGTGAAGAATGAAAGAATGTCTACCCTCTCCTGTAAGAACAAAATCATTTCCTTTGAG gaAATGGATCCACCTGAAAATATTGATGATATAAAAAGTGATCTCATATTCTTTCAGAAACGTGTTCCAGGACACAACAAAATGGAGTTTGAATCTTCACTGTATGAAGGACACTTTCTAGCTTACCAAAAAGAAGATGATGGTTTCAaactcattttgaaaaaaaaggatgaaaatggGGATAAATCTGTAATGTTCACTCTTACTAACTTACATCAAAATTAG
- the Il18 gene encoding interleukin-18 isoform X3, which yields MAAMPEDSCFNFKEMVFIDNMLYFIPEDNGDLESDNFGRLHCTTAVIRNINDQVLFVDRRKPVFEDMTDIDIIGNGST from the exons ATGGCTGCCATGCCAGAAGACTCCTGCTTCAACTTCAAGGAAATGGTGTTTATTGACAACATGCTTTACTTTATAC CTGAAGATAATG GAGACCTGGAATCAGACAACTTTGGCAGACTTCATTGTACAACCGCAGTGATACGGAATATAAATGACCAAGTTCTCTTCGTTGACAGAAGAAAGCCTGTGTTCGAGGATATGACTGATATTGATATAATTG gaAATGGATCCACCTGA